One segment of Takifugu rubripes chromosome 5, fTakRub1.2, whole genome shotgun sequence DNA contains the following:
- the cant1a gene encoding soluble calcium-activated nucleotidase 1 isoform X4 yields the protein MPASPASPRQDQNEPMSNLRISVGGLPLLASMGNTTDPRFRLKWKPIVLVALSLTLLLMLFMHMSSGTQSHSYGRPSSRVGDADPDATDSLSQYNDTYPLSSPERTPEGTRYRIAVIADLDTSSSSDKKLTWFSYMRRGYLSVSESGDKVAVEWEGDRVVLESHLSEKGRGMELSELVAFNGKLYSVDDRTGIVYRIDGEKAVPWVILTDGDGSVAKGFKAEWMTVKDRHLWIGGLGKEWTTTTGEFVNNYPQWVKVVGFRGDVRHENWVSNYEALRSAAGIQPPGYLIHESASWSDTLQRWFFLPRRASEERYDETADERRGTNILLSSSADFKDITASRVGQLNLTHGFSSFKFVPNTDDQIIVALKSEEDGGKISTYIMAFTLDGRILLPETKIGDVKYEGIEFI from the exons ATGCCAGCTTCACCAGCTTCACCTCGACAGGACCAGAATGAGCCTATGAGCAACCTGCGCATCTCTGTGGGAGgcctccccctgctggcttCCATGGGCAACACCACCGACCCCCGTTTCCGCCTCAAGTGGAAGCCCATCGTGCTCGTGGCCTTGTCCCTGACTTTGCTCCTGATGCTGTTCATGCACATGAGCTCGGGCACGCAGTCCCATTCGTACGGCCGACCCAGCTCCAGAGTCGGAGACGCCGACCCCGACGCCACGGACTCCCTCTCACAGTACAATGACACCTACCCGCTCAGCTCACCCGAACGCACCCCAGAGGGCACCCGCTACCGCATCGCCGTCATCGCCGACCTGGACACCAGCTCTAGCAGCGACAAGAAGCTGACGTGGTTCAGCTACATGCGCCGGGGCTACCTGTCGGTGTCGGAGAGCGGGGATAAGGTGGCGGTGGAATGGGAAGGAGACAGGGTGGTGCTGGAAAGCCACCTGTCGGAGAAGGGTCGAGGTATGGAGCTGTCCGAGCTGGTGGCCTTCAACGGGAAGCTCTACAGCGTCGACGACAGAACAGGCATCGTTTACCGCATTGACGGTGAAAAGGCGGTGCCCTGGGTCATCTTGACGGACGGCGACGGCAGCGTGGCTAAAG GGTTCAAAGCTGAGTGGATGACGGTGAAGGACCGGCACCTCTGGATCGGCGGGCTGGGGAAGGAGTGGACGACCACCACGGGCGAGTTTGTCAACAACTACCCGcagtgggtgaaggtggtgggcTTCAGAGGGGACGTGCGTCACGAGAACTGGGTCTCCAACTACGAGGCTCTCAGGTCAGCCGCGGGGATCCAGCCCCCAG GGTATCTAATCCACGAATCCGCTTCCTGGAGCGACACCCTCCAGCGGTGGTTCTTCCTGCCCCGGCGCGCCAGCGAGGAGCGCTACGACGAGACGGCGGACGAGCGCCGCGGCACCAAcatcctcctcagctcctcggCAGATTTTAAGGACATTACCGCCAGCAGAGTGGGCCAGCTCAACCTCACTCACGGGTTCTCCTCCTTCAAGTTCGTCCCCAACACGGACGACCAGATCATCGTGGCCCTCAAGTCGGAGGAGGACGGCGGGAAGATCTCCACGTACATCATGGCCTTCACGCTCGACGGGCGCATTCTCCTCCCTGAGACCAAGATCGGAGACGTGAAGTACGAGGGGATCGAGTTCATATAG
- the cant1a gene encoding soluble calcium-activated nucleotidase 1 isoform X3, protein MESHTSPPSSMPASPASPRQDQNEPMSNLRISVGGLPLLASMGNTTDPRFRLKWKPIVLVALSLTLLLMLFMHMSSGTQSHSYGRPSSRVGDADPDATDSLSQYNDTYPLSSPERTPEGTRYRIAVIADLDTSSSSDKKLTWFSYMRRGYLSVSESGDKVAVEWEGDRVVLESHLSEKGRGMELSELVAFNGKLYSVDDRTGIVYRIDGEKAVPWVILTDGDGSVAKGFKAEWMTVKDRHLWIGGLGKEWTTTTGEFVNNYPQWVKVVGFRGDVRHENWVSNYEALRSAAGIQPPGYLIHESASWSDTLQRWFFLPRRASEERYDETADERRGTNILLSSSADFKDITASRVGQLNLTHGFSSFKFVPNTDDQIIVALKSEEDGGKISTYIMAFTLDGRILLPETKIGDVKYEGIEFI, encoded by the exons ATGGAAA GTCACACCAGCCCTCCGTCCTCCATGCCAGCTTCACCAGCTTCACCTCGACAGGACCAGAATGAGCCTATGAGCAACCTGCGCATCTCTGTGGGAGgcctccccctgctggcttCCATGGGCAACACCACCGACCCCCGTTTCCGCCTCAAGTGGAAGCCCATCGTGCTCGTGGCCTTGTCCCTGACTTTGCTCCTGATGCTGTTCATGCACATGAGCTCGGGCACGCAGTCCCATTCGTACGGCCGACCCAGCTCCAGAGTCGGAGACGCCGACCCCGACGCCACGGACTCCCTCTCACAGTACAATGACACCTACCCGCTCAGCTCACCCGAACGCACCCCAGAGGGCACCCGCTACCGCATCGCCGTCATCGCCGACCTGGACACCAGCTCTAGCAGCGACAAGAAGCTGACGTGGTTCAGCTACATGCGCCGGGGCTACCTGTCGGTGTCGGAGAGCGGGGATAAGGTGGCGGTGGAATGGGAAGGAGACAGGGTGGTGCTGGAAAGCCACCTGTCGGAGAAGGGTCGAGGTATGGAGCTGTCCGAGCTGGTGGCCTTCAACGGGAAGCTCTACAGCGTCGACGACAGAACAGGCATCGTTTACCGCATTGACGGTGAAAAGGCGGTGCCCTGGGTCATCTTGACGGACGGCGACGGCAGCGTGGCTAAAG GGTTCAAAGCTGAGTGGATGACGGTGAAGGACCGGCACCTCTGGATCGGCGGGCTGGGGAAGGAGTGGACGACCACCACGGGCGAGTTTGTCAACAACTACCCGcagtgggtgaaggtggtgggcTTCAGAGGGGACGTGCGTCACGAGAACTGGGTCTCCAACTACGAGGCTCTCAGGTCAGCCGCGGGGATCCAGCCCCCAG GGTATCTAATCCACGAATCCGCTTCCTGGAGCGACACCCTCCAGCGGTGGTTCTTCCTGCCCCGGCGCGCCAGCGAGGAGCGCTACGACGAGACGGCGGACGAGCGCCGCGGCACCAAcatcctcctcagctcctcggCAGATTTTAAGGACATTACCGCCAGCAGAGTGGGCCAGCTCAACCTCACTCACGGGTTCTCCTCCTTCAAGTTCGTCCCCAACACGGACGACCAGATCATCGTGGCCCTCAAGTCGGAGGAGGACGGCGGGAAGATCTCCACGTACATCATGGCCTTCACGCTCGACGGGCGCATTCTCCTCCCTGAGACCAAGATCGGAGACGTGAAGTACGAGGGGATCGAGTTCATATAG
- the LOC101064756 gene encoding galectin-3-binding protein A-like, with protein sequence MLTPQNICLIWLLLLLRVAGAVKLDAFSSTGDSTHSLDHSSGLSEAMGRIFDSADACDFLIVARTEDSSETVSQTICAHKVILLPFRPFNVSKGAESITISISRPCLQHFTTFIRYLYTREVNVTTSSLRCIHWMASHFGAKRLMEDAGRLFTEVLPEDRSFKVQLSLYDYATETGDLLLQENCLRYLAWNYHNLTTSPAWTQLSVQLLKSLLLRADLVAPDEYFVLQSVESWITDQGNSTTLETQAKLLSHVRFPMIPAERLHDLESSSPLYSAHRGLYQEKMLKALQFNVLLFSKIQASPAFNKEDADYQSRIYTGGPWSTVLDPSKDQQPVYFAPPIRRESYGRYSRLNPSRTSFGVSSYTLAASLETPVHNSLIFQKDKVQWRANILQTQQDCSNEGLVCDSLPMARLRAQRSVFQDKVSFRNRLLLMCRGSYVAQVQDFKNDVSPVKVNGTYVVSYPCPGDQYTFQFVVRPQYV encoded by the exons ATGCTCACACCACAGAACATCTGCCTCATctggcttctgctgcttctccggGTCGCAGGTGCCGTCAAATTGGACGCGTTCA GTTCCACAGGCGACTCCACTCACTCGTTGGACCACAGCAGCGGTCTCTCCGAGGCGATGGGCCGAATCTTCGACAGCGCGGACGCCTGTGATTTCCTGATCGTGGCCCGGACTGAGGACTCCTCGGAGACGGTCAGTCAGACCATCTGCGCACACAAAGTGATCCTGTTGCCTTTCCGGCCCTTCAACGTGTCAAAGGGGGCCGAGAGCATCACCATCAGTATCAGCCGCCCGTGCCTGCAACATTTCACCACCTTCATCAG GTACCTGTATACCCGCGAGGTGAACGTGACCACCTCCTCCTTGCGGTGCATCCACTGGATGGCCTCTCACTTTGGGGCGAAGCGGCTGATGGAGGACGCGGGCCGACTTTTCACTGAAGTCCTGCCCGAGGACCGCTCCTTTAAAGTCCAGTTGTCTCTTTACGACTACGCCACAGAGACGGgagacctcctcctccaggagaactgCCTACGCTACCTGGCCTGGAACTACCACAATCTGACCACGTCCCCGGCTTGGACTCAACTCTCCGTCCAGCTCCTCAAATCTCTTCTGCTTCGCGCCGACCTGGTGGCGCCGGATGAGTATTTCGTGCTCCAGTCTGTGGAGAGCTGGATCACGGATCAGGGCAACTCCACCACACTGGAGACGCAAGCTAAGCTGTTGAGTCACGTTCGCTTCCCCATGATCCCTGCCGAGAGGCTGCACGACCTGGagagcagctctcctctctACAGCGCTCACAGGGGCCTTTATCAGGAGAAGATGCTGAAAGCGTTGCAGTTCAACGTTCTTCTGTTCAGCAAGATCCAGGCAAGTCCAGCGTTCAACAAAGAGGACGCCGACTACCAGTCCAGGATCTACACTGGTGGGCCGTGGAGCACTGTGCTCGACCCTAGCAAAGATCAACAACCAGTCTACTTCGCCCCTCCCATCAGGAGGGAATCTTATGGCAGATACAGTCGACTAAATCCCTCCCGCACGTCGTTCGGTGTCAGCAGCTACACCTTAGCGGCGTCGCTGGAAACACCCGTCCACAACAGCCTGATCTTCCAGAAAGACAAAGTCCAATGGAGGGCAAACATCTTGCAGACGCAGCAGGACTGTTCTAACGAAGGTCTGGTCTGCGATTCGCTCCCCATGGCGAGGCTGAGGGCTCAGAGGTCGGTCTTCCAGGACAAGGTCAGCTTCCGTAACCGTCTCCTGCTGATGTGCCGCGGCAGCTACGTCGCTCAGGTGCAGGACTTCAAGAACGATGTGTCTCCTGTCAAAGTGAACGGGACCTATGTGGTCTCTTACCCCTGTCCCGGTGACCAGTACACCTTCCAGTTCGTTGTGAGACCACAGTATGTCTGA
- the cant1a gene encoding soluble calcium-activated nucleotidase 1 isoform X2, with protein MNSTADSHTSPPSSMPASPASPRQDQNEPMSNLRISVGGLPLLASMGNTTDPRFRLKWKPIVLVALSLTLLLMLFMHMSSGTQSHSYGRPSSRVGDADPDATDSLSQYNDTYPLSSPERTPEGTRYRIAVIADLDTSSSSDKKLTWFSYMRRGYLSVSESGDKVAVEWEGDRVVLESHLSEKGRGMELSELVAFNGKLYSVDDRTGIVYRIDGEKAVPWVILTDGDGSVAKGFKAEWMTVKDRHLWIGGLGKEWTTTTGEFVNNYPQWVKVVGFRGDVRHENWVSNYEALRSAAGIQPPGYLIHESASWSDTLQRWFFLPRRASEERYDETADERRGTNILLSSSADFKDITASRVGQLNLTHGFSSFKFVPNTDDQIIVALKSEEDGGKISTYIMAFTLDGRILLPETKIGDVKYEGIEFI; from the exons ATGAATTCAACAGCGGACA GTCACACCAGCCCTCCGTCCTCCATGCCAGCTTCACCAGCTTCACCTCGACAGGACCAGAATGAGCCTATGAGCAACCTGCGCATCTCTGTGGGAGgcctccccctgctggcttCCATGGGCAACACCACCGACCCCCGTTTCCGCCTCAAGTGGAAGCCCATCGTGCTCGTGGCCTTGTCCCTGACTTTGCTCCTGATGCTGTTCATGCACATGAGCTCGGGCACGCAGTCCCATTCGTACGGCCGACCCAGCTCCAGAGTCGGAGACGCCGACCCCGACGCCACGGACTCCCTCTCACAGTACAATGACACCTACCCGCTCAGCTCACCCGAACGCACCCCAGAGGGCACCCGCTACCGCATCGCCGTCATCGCCGACCTGGACACCAGCTCTAGCAGCGACAAGAAGCTGACGTGGTTCAGCTACATGCGCCGGGGCTACCTGTCGGTGTCGGAGAGCGGGGATAAGGTGGCGGTGGAATGGGAAGGAGACAGGGTGGTGCTGGAAAGCCACCTGTCGGAGAAGGGTCGAGGTATGGAGCTGTCCGAGCTGGTGGCCTTCAACGGGAAGCTCTACAGCGTCGACGACAGAACAGGCATCGTTTACCGCATTGACGGTGAAAAGGCGGTGCCCTGGGTCATCTTGACGGACGGCGACGGCAGCGTGGCTAAAG GGTTCAAAGCTGAGTGGATGACGGTGAAGGACCGGCACCTCTGGATCGGCGGGCTGGGGAAGGAGTGGACGACCACCACGGGCGAGTTTGTCAACAACTACCCGcagtgggtgaaggtggtgggcTTCAGAGGGGACGTGCGTCACGAGAACTGGGTCTCCAACTACGAGGCTCTCAGGTCAGCCGCGGGGATCCAGCCCCCAG GGTATCTAATCCACGAATCCGCTTCCTGGAGCGACACCCTCCAGCGGTGGTTCTTCCTGCCCCGGCGCGCCAGCGAGGAGCGCTACGACGAGACGGCGGACGAGCGCCGCGGCACCAAcatcctcctcagctcctcggCAGATTTTAAGGACATTACCGCCAGCAGAGTGGGCCAGCTCAACCTCACTCACGGGTTCTCCTCCTTCAAGTTCGTCCCCAACACGGACGACCAGATCATCGTGGCCCTCAAGTCGGAGGAGGACGGCGGGAAGATCTCCACGTACATCATGGCCTTCACGCTCGACGGGCGCATTCTCCTCCCTGAGACCAAGATCGGAGACGTGAAGTACGAGGGGATCGAGTTCATATAG
- the cant1a gene encoding soluble calcium-activated nucleotidase 1 isoform X1, with amino-acid sequence MTQDQRSGRRRRRGHTSPPSSMPASPASPRQDQNEPMSNLRISVGGLPLLASMGNTTDPRFRLKWKPIVLVALSLTLLLMLFMHMSSGTQSHSYGRPSSRVGDADPDATDSLSQYNDTYPLSSPERTPEGTRYRIAVIADLDTSSSSDKKLTWFSYMRRGYLSVSESGDKVAVEWEGDRVVLESHLSEKGRGMELSELVAFNGKLYSVDDRTGIVYRIDGEKAVPWVILTDGDGSVAKGFKAEWMTVKDRHLWIGGLGKEWTTTTGEFVNNYPQWVKVVGFRGDVRHENWVSNYEALRSAAGIQPPGYLIHESASWSDTLQRWFFLPRRASEERYDETADERRGTNILLSSSADFKDITASRVGQLNLTHGFSSFKFVPNTDDQIIVALKSEEDGGKISTYIMAFTLDGRILLPETKIGDVKYEGIEFI; translated from the exons ATGACACAGGACCAGCGTTCAGGCAGGAGGAGGCGAAGGG GTCACACCAGCCCTCCGTCCTCCATGCCAGCTTCACCAGCTTCACCTCGACAGGACCAGAATGAGCCTATGAGCAACCTGCGCATCTCTGTGGGAGgcctccccctgctggcttCCATGGGCAACACCACCGACCCCCGTTTCCGCCTCAAGTGGAAGCCCATCGTGCTCGTGGCCTTGTCCCTGACTTTGCTCCTGATGCTGTTCATGCACATGAGCTCGGGCACGCAGTCCCATTCGTACGGCCGACCCAGCTCCAGAGTCGGAGACGCCGACCCCGACGCCACGGACTCCCTCTCACAGTACAATGACACCTACCCGCTCAGCTCACCCGAACGCACCCCAGAGGGCACCCGCTACCGCATCGCCGTCATCGCCGACCTGGACACCAGCTCTAGCAGCGACAAGAAGCTGACGTGGTTCAGCTACATGCGCCGGGGCTACCTGTCGGTGTCGGAGAGCGGGGATAAGGTGGCGGTGGAATGGGAAGGAGACAGGGTGGTGCTGGAAAGCCACCTGTCGGAGAAGGGTCGAGGTATGGAGCTGTCCGAGCTGGTGGCCTTCAACGGGAAGCTCTACAGCGTCGACGACAGAACAGGCATCGTTTACCGCATTGACGGTGAAAAGGCGGTGCCCTGGGTCATCTTGACGGACGGCGACGGCAGCGTGGCTAAAG GGTTCAAAGCTGAGTGGATGACGGTGAAGGACCGGCACCTCTGGATCGGCGGGCTGGGGAAGGAGTGGACGACCACCACGGGCGAGTTTGTCAACAACTACCCGcagtgggtgaaggtggtgggcTTCAGAGGGGACGTGCGTCACGAGAACTGGGTCTCCAACTACGAGGCTCTCAGGTCAGCCGCGGGGATCCAGCCCCCAG GGTATCTAATCCACGAATCCGCTTCCTGGAGCGACACCCTCCAGCGGTGGTTCTTCCTGCCCCGGCGCGCCAGCGAGGAGCGCTACGACGAGACGGCGGACGAGCGCCGCGGCACCAAcatcctcctcagctcctcggCAGATTTTAAGGACATTACCGCCAGCAGAGTGGGCCAGCTCAACCTCACTCACGGGTTCTCCTCCTTCAAGTTCGTCCCCAACACGGACGACCAGATCATCGTGGCCCTCAAGTCGGAGGAGGACGGCGGGAAGATCTCCACGTACATCATGGCCTTCACGCTCGACGGGCGCATTCTCCTCCCTGAGACCAAGATCGGAGACGTGAAGTACGAGGGGATCGAGTTCATATAG
- the timp-2b gene encoding tissue inhibitor of metalloproteinase-2b precursor (The RefSeq protein has 2 substitutions compared to this genomic sequence) yields MSRTVRSCFLTLALLLVWRAEETAEACSCSPAHPQQAFCNSDVVIRAKLVDRQEVEVGNDIYRNPVKQIKFGIKQMKMFKGPNRDIDAIYTAPTSAVCGVSLQANGKEYLITGKLKADGTMHVTLCDYIDLWESTTATQKKSLTQRYEMGCDCKITRCTTIPCLISGPSECLWTDWVMEKAVYGQQAQHFACIKRSDDSCAWYRGAAPPKKDFMDIEDP; encoded by the exons ATGTCTCGGACGGTCAGAAGTTGCTTCCTCACGCTGGCGCTGCTGCTCGTGTGGCGGGCGGAGGAGACGGCGGaagcctgcagctgctccccGGCGCATCctcagcaggccttctgcaactCAGACGTCG TTATCAGGGCCAAGTTGGTGGATCggcaggaggtggaggtcgGCAACGACATCTACGGGAACCCCGTCAAACAGATCAAGTTCGGCATCAAGCAGATGAAG atgttCAAGGGTCCCAACAGAGACATCGATGCCATCTACACGGCCCCCACCTCTGCCGTGTGCGGGGTGTCTCTGCAGGCTAACGGAAAGGAGTACCTCATCACAG GCAAACTGAAGGCCGACGGCACGATGCACGTCACCCTGTGCGACTATATCGACCTCTGGGAGTCCACCACCGCCACCCAGAAGAAGAGCCTGACCCAGCGCTATGAAATGGGCTGCGACTGCAAG ATCACTCGCTGCACCTCCATCCCCTGCCTGATCAGCGGCCCCTCGGAGTGCCTGTGGACGGACTGGGTGATGGAGAAAGCCGTGTACGGACAGCAGGCCCAACACTTCGCCTGCATCAAGAGGAGCGACGACTCGTGTGCCTGGTACAGAGGGGCGGCACCACCCAAAAAGGACTTCATGGACATCGAAGATCCCTAA